The sequence TAAAGCGGGGTTTAAGGAACTGGAGAATTAACTCCTTCCTTAGTGCACATGATATTCCAGGGGATGAAGGCCTGCCATCGATGCCGCCTCAGGCAACAGATCCTTTCGAGGAGCCATCCATCACGGTTCAGCCAACAGAGTTATCCATTCCTAAAATCCCAAATGTCCGAGAGTTTAAAATTCCTCTCGTACCGAGAGTAAGTCAGTTGCCATGTTATGCCAAAACTTTTGCATTGGAACCAGAGCAGTCAAATAAATTGCCAGAAGAAAGTACCGCTGGGCCAGCTGACACCAAAACAACACCAACACCCTCCGAATCATCATCAACAACCGAAGGGGAGAAACTAGAAGAGGCTGAACAAAAGGAACCGACCGCTTTTCGGAAGGAAGAGTCATTTCGGAGAAAATATAATCCAGCAATGCCAAGAAGCTCAAGATTAAGATCATCTCTGATATTTAACTCTTTAGAGCAACATACAGCAGGACAACAAGATGACGagagtgacaaaaatgagggCGATCAGACAAAACTACCATTTGCTTCCCAGGTTCTTGGACAAAGAAGGTCAGCCGCAAGAGAAGGTTTCGGATGGACTCGTTACCTAAAGTCGTTCGATAGCTCTGCCCCGGAAGCATCCAAGCAAGAGGGAAATGATAAAGCACAGGATAAAGATTCATCAAAGGAAGATTTAAAGAGTTCCTCAGAAAATCTCGAGTTACAACATCCAGATATTGAACAAGCAAAGGTTTCTCCATCACCATCCAGATTGAAGCGGTCTGAATCTGATATGTTAAAAAGTGATCAAGCACCCAAGTCTTCGGTAGACAAGATGTCATCTGTCGATATGAGTGATCCTAATAAGAGATTCGTGTTTTTCAAAGAGCTGGCAGCAAAACGCAAAGCTGCTAAGGCTGCAGAAGCTGAGAAGAAAGCCACGAagactgaaatgaaaacaccAACTGATCCTGACAGTGCTGGCCCAAATGTTGGAAGGAAAGATGAGAAGACTTCCCAACTGTCAATGTCACCAAGTGTTACGTCAACAGatttaagtaaaacaaaatctaCAGAGCCACCTGTTGATGTCAGTCACCAGGCAAAGAAGCAAGAGGGCCAGGTCAGTAATCTAACCGTTATCTCCCAAAGGTCAAAACGTGAACAGCcaactgatttaaaaaaggtAGAATTGGGGAACCCCCAAACGGCAGCATCTTTATCTGTTTCTGCAGAAACAGAGACTCATCAGTGTGAATCAGAAGATCCAGAGCTTCACAAAGCTTCCTTGAGTGAGTGTAGCTCTGGTCACCAATCCATGAtaacaaaagaaacacatgCTAATCTTCCATCGCTTAAGCCTAGCACTGATAAAAGCTCATCACCGGTTCTTACTCCCACCACGGGGGATTCAGCATCATCTCCTGCATCTAACATCCAAACTCGAGACTCATCACAGGTCAAGAGCAATGTGGTTTCTCTTACTCTGGCACCACAATCTAGCAAAGTAGCGCAGCCAGATGCAAAAAACTCTAACTCTGAAAACACTGCTTTCATTCGTGGCCATCAAAGCACATCCAGTCCTCATGACTCTAACATAGACTCACCTAGTATGCAGTCCCTAACTGACAAAATACACCTGGAAAAATCTGTCAGTGCCTCCCCTCCTCGTCCCACCCAGTCTACTGAGGAAGCCATTGGTGCCCTGTCATCTCCCAGACAAGACAAAGGGGATGTCCCGCTGGAATCCAATATATTTGGCTTTCATATTCATTCTAAATCTGACCGAAAAGAAGACTCATCTCAAGAGCAATTAAGGCAAACAACTTCCCCGACTGACGCTAACCTGGAAGGATTGTCAACTCCCGCTGTTCCAGATTTATGTTCATCTGTGTTGGTTCAGTCTGTTTCGCCTACTCACGCCGAAAGTACAACGCCAACATTACATGGATCTCCAGACACCAACTTTTTAACCAATGGGAATCCAAAcgacagaaagaaaataatgcacCCTACCTCAGTTGACACATCTGTTACGACGGTGCCAGCACCTCTTGATAGCATTAGCATGGACTATCAAAATGATGTCAGCAAAGATTTGAAATCGCCTacagtttttgaaaataaaatggaggaCAGTAAAAGAATAAATGAACCAACagggcaaaataaatgttcaggAACGACAGCAGAGGACGGGGTACCATCACAGCTATCCAAGCAGCCAAAGTCAAGCCAGTCTCGCTATCACTCATCAACTGCCGGCGTGCTCTCGAGCAGCAACCTCCGAGATGATACCAAGTTGCTGCTCGAACAAATTTCGGCAAATAGCCAAAGCAGGAATGAGTCTACAAAGGAGTCACCCGTCACTGATGATGAGAAAGAAGATGAAGCTGACAAAAATGCCAagagggaaaaagaaagagagagcgggTCACTAAGCAGCGACATGCCAAATTTGTCTCAGGACCGTGACAAGCTGCTGGAGAGGCTTCAAAATATGAGGAAGGAGAGGAAAGTTTACAGTCGCTTTGATGTAAGCTGAATTattcttcaaatatttttcacacaTTAAGATTTGTGCTCACCTCTATAACAAAAaactcttttttccccctctccctTTTAGATGACTTCTTAACTGGGATCCAGAGAGAAAGCCGCGAGAAAAGATTAGAGACTGAAGTACAGCAGAAAGCTGACAAAGACGTTTTACATGATCAGTAAAGACCAATAGGGTAGGGGTTCTATTTGTCAATCACTATCACTTAAGTCAGCGTGGCGTGCGTTTACTGACGGTTGACAGCGCACATGTAGTATGTGATAAACGGTTTTAAAGACATGGATGGGTAAAGTGCAATTTGTTACAAGTGACTATCTGCTTTTTATGACATTACTCTCCACAGTACTTTGTCCAGAATGAACTTGTTTAGAATCATGATCATAAGAGCCTTGCCCTGGTTTTATAACATGGCGGTGTTCAAAAATATACtatgatgataaaaacaacatttaccAATTGGCTGGATGAACTCTAAACTTTCTACAGTAAATGGAAATCAATTCGATCCAGTCAGACATTTATTCTTAGTGCAGAAACAGAACTTGTTGTAAAGTATCTTCTGCCATCTAGCGGGTTTTCTTGTAACTACAGGCTCCCCACGTCAACAGCGTTGTTCTCATAACTAAATGTTACCGCATTTGGTGACTTGTTGGAAGTGTGATAGAATGACATCCTTGCCTCATTTACATATTTCAGCAGCAGTCATGGTATTCTGCTCATGTACGTTCCTTTTAAACTTGGCTTTCTCCGCAATACACAAGCAGGCATTTGTAAAAGTAAGAAAGACTTAGAAACCTGCTTGCTGGTTTAGAATTAGAATTTACAATGCCAATACTGTATAGTTATCTTAATGCTATTTAGAAAAGGTATGTAgtccaataataataatcacgcGTTGGAAACACGAGGACCGTAAGTGTGATAGAAGCAATCACATCTTAAACCTGATTTATCTTAGATAAACTTTTCAGAATCGTCTCttagttttgttgttttaactgACTATAACGTGGCAATGAAGGTATTCATTAATAAATAAGCTCCACTTTTTAAGAAAGcaatttgcataaaaaaaactccagaCTGTTCAGTATCAAATTATTGCAATGccaactttgtgtgtgtgtgtgtgttataatGTCTGAACGGCTTTGTCACATTATTGGTGTATTTTTGCAGCGTTTGAGTCATCCATATTACTGTCGTAGCAATAAGAAAACATGTTCCTTAAAGGACCTCAAAGCCTGACCATGTACAATGTTCATGTGGAGGTAAATGACAaacttgttttatattttgtgaTTGAAGAAACTGAGCTTTTGTGCCTTTGTCTTCTTCTGAAATTGTGCCTTACCTATAAAACCtgtcaaatgaaacaaactaacaaaatAGAATGATTTTAAAGATACTTTTAATGGATGTCTGGTCTTCTagacaaaatggagaaaataaattgcttttaaaatgtcaatattgGATCTCAGTTTTAACTCAGAtggtatatgtatatatacacgcacgcacaccaaTCCATTCATTATCATCTGCACTTGCACTCATACCTACAGGCCATTTGGGGgtgctgttgtgtgtgtgtgtgggggggggggggggggtgcccAGCATTAGCtcaacattaaaacatttcaacgATTGCTTTCATGTGTGcgtttttttcaattgttgAGCATTGTGCAATAATGACTCCATCATACTACCCTGCACACATGACAGATGCAAGACATTCAGGTTTTCCATGTTTAGCTTCAATCAGATACTCTGCCTTGTACCTACCGTACTTATCTCTACATCATATTTGTCTGATTGAGTAAATGTGATAAAGCTCACCGAGCATTACATAGCCATTAAGTCACATGCTGCACAGCGCTGCTTATGAAAGACACACTCCTCTGCTGTACTTCCTTAAGAACAGTGGGCCTCTTGTGTGTGCATTGCAGTGCGCCTTTGCACTAATCTTCTTTTCAATTTTCACGCTTCAACCTGCAGCTTTTTCAGCTtgtattttgctttgttgaaaCCAGTCTGTTATAAAATGACTTCAAGCCTGAAGAGAGTTTACCATATCAGCGTATTCAGCTGGTATGCTTTTGTTGTCATGACTTTGGCTGCTAAGGATGGTGAGGAATTACCACCTGGGATCTTTGCGTATGGGGGACCTTGGAAATACCTCACATTTTTGAACTTAGTAAGTACAATATTATGTTTGGAGGAGATGACATGTACAGACATATACGGTATCTTACTTGCTGTGTTTCAGATACTCCAAATGTTATTCTTTGGATTGACGGCCGTGAACGATCTTCAGCGTGGGAAGAAATCTGTTAGCACACTCAAAAGATTTACAGATCTAATATTCTCTGTCTTTGCCTTCCCTGTAGGCATGGTGAGATATATACTTGgaaaacttttttaaaaatgttacagaACAAGTCAATACAACTTAAGTCTTTTTTAGTTTGTTGTTCTTCTCTTTTGGACTCTATTTGCCTATGACAGAGAGTTGGTTTACCCGGCAACAATGGACGCCTTCATCCCTCCTTGGATTAACCATGCTATGGTCTGaaaaatttgtattttcaacACTTTATACATGATTAATTCCCTTGTAATGACACATTTCTGACCTGTTTTCTTAGCATACGtttgtctttccttttttacTTGGAGAATTCCTGGTGCAGCCACATGCCTACCCACGAACAAAAAATGCACTGGCCACACTGGGATTAGTGGGTGCGGGTTACCTATTCTGGTAAGGCCCAATCACTATAATACAGACTGAAATGATAAAAAACTGAACTGCTGTTGTTGCAGCTTTGTTAATTTTCTGCTTAGGAAGTTTAAGATAGTGTTGTCCAACATCTGGACCATTTTAactgtgtttatttaaaatgaacagattatgtgtgtgcgtgtgggttttttttgtgcattttatcaAAGACACAGGTCTTGagacaaaaaggcagcagcaTCTTTTTATGtgcgacaaaaataaatatgacttCACGTTTTTAATAAAGGCATTcgtgttcttttattttgacaggaaataaattgcaaatttgcagttttaattcaaaaattcattcctttaaaaaaaaaatgtttataaatCATTGGGTTGTCCTATTTTCTGTGACGTGattacaaattaaattttttgttaaaaaaacatttaacaatCCAATGCAGCTGGTGTTTTAACCGTCATGGCAGCCCACGTGATGTCAAATAATTACTATATTTTTgcctgtggggaaaaaaacgagttcGACTGATCTGTGACAGTGAAAccttttttcccttccttCTTACATTCTCTGCAGGATTCTCTGGGTGCACGTCAAAGTGGGGATTTGGGTGTATCCCCTCCTTGGACATTTCAATGCTGTTGGTCTGttaggctttttttgttttaacatgtCTTTGGTGACATTAATCTACCTCCTCGGAGACAAACTCAACAGCTGCATGTGGGGAAAACAACTTCACTGACAAAGGAAAAGACAACAGGGCTTTGAtcatttgtgtgtctttgtttttgtttcaaaggCAACAAACATAATTATTTACCATCTGCTAGCCATGATCAAGACTATTGCAGTGTAAACAGCAAGTTCATAATCTCACTGGAAAGATTTGTGGATCTAGCACTTTCTCTTTACAACAAAACTTTGTacaaaacctaaaaaaaaatctaaataaaacaagttCCAGAGACATCCTTTGTCTGATGTTTCTTGTCAAATCcaatcctttttttaattgataaaactatgaattgaaacagcagaaaaaaaactctggtAACTTTCTCTGCACGTCTAACGTCATTGTAAGGCAGTTCATCACGGATTCATCATTTTGGCCTGTGTCGGAAGGAACTCCGGTAATTCAAAACACCATTCTAAATAGCCGGAGGTCGTGATCATGCAGTCACTATCTTCACCAACGGGACTTTTGTCGTATTCTTGAATAATCGCGTGCATCTGTCCATGTCATCCGCCTCTGAGATCTCTGTAGCCTTTAAGATGGTGGAGGTAGTTTGGATCTGCATCCACCAGGCCTACTGAAAGGATCCTGGCCAATAAATGCAGATCTTCCTCACTCAAGTCCTTCCgttgacacacaaaaatatcaaTTATTGAGTCTCTTATCATATACACcaagagtctttttttttttttttttttacaaatactgACCTTGTTGCCGTTCGATTCCAATATCTGTGTTTTTTTAGGTTTATTTCCCTGTTAAAGACAATCAAATTAAAACCTCCGCCATTGAACACATTTAACTGCAGAAAGTTATTTTGCTTGTAGTGTCAGTTTGTGAAAATCAATCAACACTGCAGAACACTATCATCAAGCTCAAGTGATctaaacaaaaagtaaaatcaaTTTTAAGGTTCACTTGCCACTGTAAGTCCTTTTGAGAAGCATATAATGATGACGAGAAGGCCCGCAACTGTCTGTTGGTTTGAACCGAAATGCTGCGGTCAACATCACAAATGTAAGACCCAATTAGAcatcaataaatgaaatgttttgacttACCCCGAGCAAGTACAGCATTTCTCTTCTTGTTGCCCTGAATTGTTAAGAAAGAAGTGTCTCCTGCTCTGAGTTGAAAGCACACTATAATGCTTGAACCAAATGGGAGAACCCGCCAGACAGGATCTGTAACGTTTTCAATTCTTTCTCCCGTGATAGGAATTCACATGCTTTTACGTAGGTGATTACGTAAAATAGGGTGTTGTTTCCATTTAAGTGTCATTGTTGTCCCGCTGTTATTGTTTTCCTCGTTTCTCAATAGTGGATTGCAGTAAGGAGGAAACTTGACCaataatttgacattttaaatacaattgACACCCTGGGGGTGCAATGTATACGTAATCGAAAATGTGACTCTACATTGTAGATAGGCGTTAATGTTTATGCATATGTTGCCTGTAGTTGGTTGGGAATCAGTTCAGCTTGAACCCAGCCTGTCACTTTTAAGTTATTAACTTAATGACATCCTAGGAACATTTTTGCAGCTGCTTCTATGTTGCATATACACTGTCCATAACTTTACACAACTACAGTAAAGCTCACTGTTTTCAATATGCACTGTGGTTAGTATAGCTACTGTGATCCATCCATCGATACGTCCTAAATGTGACATGTGATCTACATTTTTTGCCAACTTAAGGGTATATTTTCTAATATTAAGCCGTGCCGAGCTCCAATTTGGAAGCTGAAAATACTGAGAGCCACTAAAACCTCAAAGCACCAATCTGAACAACGTGATGGTTCAATAATTCCCCGAAAGGTAGTTTCATTACCATAAAccaagagtgtgtgtgtacgtgtttgtgtgagtgtacgtgtgtgcgtgcgtgcgtgcacgcgcgcgcaTGCAAAATGTGTTAAAGCGCACTAAACAGCGCATGCGCAGCTCGCCGTGAACGTTGTCGACGCTTCGCGATATTTCTTCCCCATTGTGAATAAAGATAACGTCAGTAACGGAACTACCGCGAGTTTACCTTCAAATTAAAGGTACAAACGTTTGCGCTCGACAATACGAGcagcaacaaaaacagcacgaaaataacaaatacaaacTTCAGTCATTCCTATTGATTTATGAATATCGGTTAGACGCGCAATAGATCATGCCTAGCCAATAAAGACATCGACATGATGATTTTTGTAAACCAAGTATAATCGACAATGCAAGTTGTTAAATATGAACAACTTGACGTGTTGTAGTCCCCCCCAGCACGCTCGTAACAGCAGTTGTTGACAGATAAGGAAGGGTATGTGGAGTGGAGTGGAGCGGTGGAGCAACTGTGACAACGTGAGCTCCACAACAATAGCGTCATTCGCGCAGTCTACATCGGTAAGATTTGCTGTATGCTGCTTTTATCGCCTTTTCACGACAATGCACCCACCACTGGGTATTCCGCTGCTTCCAAAACCGTGCGTGGCAAGCCAAGAGAACGTACAACTAAACCGTAGCAAGATTGTGTTTAAGCTTAAAAAGCCTTTGGAAACCTCTGCTGTATATATTCTAAATGAAACATTGTGAAGGGGCTAATCTTGGCTAAGGCTAATAGTCTCGCCATCGTGCTAAGGACGTCAAAGTAAGAAAGCACAGTGGATAAAGATAGCCGTAAAGACAAGCTAGTCGCTATCTTGATTTTAGCCCTGTGTTGGATTCGTTAGAAAACGCTGACTTCCGTAAATGCGCTTGACCTAATTGCCATAATCTCAATGGCTACAAATTAAATTCATAACAAGCGTGTTATTTGGTCTGAAGCTGGCGGTGAGAGTTCACTTTAATTTGGGATGTAAACCGGATGTCATACAGTAGTTTTTGTAGTATGACAGCTTGACAAGTGTACTTGTTTAAGGGGGATGGAGTAGGCActagattaaagattaaagtcccaatgatcgtcacacacacacacacctgggtgtggtgaaatttgtcctctgcatttaacccatccccgtgtgattttaatccatcccctgggggagaggggagcagtgagcagcagcggtgccgcgctcgggaatcatttggtgatctaaccccccaattccaacccttaatgctgagtgccaagcagggaggcaatgggtcccatttttatagtctttggtatgacccggccggggtttgaacccacaaccttccagtctcagggcggacactgtACCACTAGGCTGGTCGATATATATTGCTACTCATCCCTCGTTTTCTTTGTCCACGCCCACTAGGATGTACAGTATTTTGCTCAAGGTCACTTTAATATAGTCACCAGGGGCTGAGAATCGGACCAACAACATTCTGTGTGACAGACAACAACTCTACCACCCGAGGCATGCGGCCATGCCGGCCCACATAGTATAAATGAGTTCATATTTGTGTGAATCTGGGTGATTGGTTTGAGTTTGAAAtcatttctcttttcaattatttacaCCTAGGCTCCTGCTGGCTTATTTAGCCACAAGGGAAAACCACAATGCTGTGCTGGGGCAATGCTTCCTATGGCCAGCTTGGTTTGGGGGGCATCGATGAAGAGATAGTGGTGGAGCCAAGGAATT is a genomic window of Syngnathus acus chromosome 15, fSynAcu1.2, whole genome shotgun sequence containing:
- the LOC119135219 gene encoding androgen-dependent TFPI-regulating protein, whose product is MTSSLKRVYHISVFSWYAFVVMTLAAKDGEELPPGIFAYGGPWKYLTFLNLILQMLFFGLTAVNDLQRGKKSVSTLKRFTDLIFSVFAFPVGMFVVLLFWTLFAYDRELVYPATMDAFIPPWINHAMHTFVFPFLLGEFLVQPHAYPRTKNALATLGLVGAGYLFWILWVHVKVGIWVYPLLGHFNAVGLLGFFCFNMSLVTLIYLLGDKLNSCMWGKQLH
- the fam83ha gene encoding protein FAM83H isoform X2 codes for the protein MARRSQCSSAGDNPLHPNYLPPHYREEYRLAIDALIEENVEGYYEFLQKADVVDFLATPEIQYIQSSAYLPQQATYQEQTFLESGEDSSSDTYWPIHSDLDAPGLDLGWPQLHLFGGPTEVTTLVNPPEPDMPSIKEQARRLIKNAQQVIAIVMDMFTDVDIFADILNAAMRNVAVYILLDEQNVHYFMNMVSNCRVNLQSIQSLRVRTVSGITYHCRSGKSFKGQMMDRFLLTDCRAVLSGNYSFMWSFEKLHRCMAHLFLGQLVSTFDEEFRILFAQSQPLLTDGPAAMEDIGLLQKRQYPSKITSLVYREPRRFLPMDMAHADDWTKPSCDEQMETDWRMSHLKRNDSFHGPVDMYSQQGHSKFPMMENAALKRNIYAEGVTGRYNYPFPTQPAADLEARGRLFHRGQQKIVGQNYHSGDQYSEPGLPQEMEPFDNFDPVLNYLSSTRNVDFEQVSEKLHPPADLSQPTLDDKQFLQEPNADRKDPTVKRGLRNWRINSFLSAHDIPGDEGLPSMPPQATDPFEEPSITVQPTELSIPKIPNVREFKIPLVPRVSQLPCYAKTFALEPEQSNKLPEESTAGPADTKTTPTPSESSSTTEGEKLEEAEQKEPTAFRKEESFRRKYNPAMPRSSRLRSSLIFNSLEQHTAGQQDDESDKNEGDQTKLPFASQVLGQRRSAAREGFGWTRYLKSFDSSAPEASKQEGNDKAQDKDSSKEDLKSSSENLELQHPDIEQAKVSPSPSRLKRSESDMLKSDQAPKSSVDKMSSVDMSDPNKRFVFFKELAAKRKAAKAAEAEKKATKTEMKTPTDPDSAGPNVGRKDEKTSQLSMSPSVTSTDLSKTKSTEPPVDVSHQAKKQEGQVSNLTVISQRSKREQPTDLKKVELGNPQTAASLSVSAETETHQCESEDPELHKASLSECSSGHQSMITKETHANLPSLKPSTDKSSSPVLTPTTGDSASSPASNIQTRDSSQVKSNVVSLTLAPQSSKVAQPDAKNSNSENTAFIRGHQSTSSPHDSNIDSPSMQSLTDKIHLEKSVSASPPRPTQSTEEAIGALSSPRQDKGDVPLESNIFGFHIHSKSDRKEDSSQEQLRQTTSPTDANLEGLSTPAVPDLCSSVLVQSVSPTHAESTTPTLHGSPDTNFLTNGNPNDRKKIMHPTSVDTSVTTVPAPLDSISMDYQNDVSKDLKSPTVFENKMEDSKRINEPTGQNKCSGTTAEDGVPSQLSKQPKSSQSRYHSSTAGVLSSSNLRDDTKLLLEQISANSQSRNESTKESPVTDDEKEDEADKNAKREKERESGSLSSDMPNLSQDRDKLLERLQNMRKERKVYSRFDMTS
- the fam83ha gene encoding protein FAM83H isoform X1, with translation MARRSQCSSAGDNPLHPNYLPPHYREEYRLAIDALIEENVEGYYEFLQKADVVDFLATPEIQYIQSSAYLPQQATYQEQTFLESGEDSSSDTYWPIHSDLDAPGLDLGWPQLHLFGGPTEVTTLVNPPEPDMPSIKEQARRLIKNAQQVIAIVMDMFTDVDIFADILNAAMRNVAVYILLDEQNVHYFMNMVSNCRVNLQSIQSLRVRTVSGITYHCRSGKSFKGQMMDRFLLTDCRAVLSGNYSFMWSFEKLHRCMAHLFLGQLVSTFDEEFRILFAQSQPLLTDGPAAMEDIGLLQKRQYPSKITSLVYREPRRFLPMDMAHADDWTKPSCDEQMETDWRMSHLKRNDSFHGPVDMYSQQGHSKFPMMENAALKRNIYAEGVTGRYNYPFPTQPAADLEARGRLFHRGQQKIVGPGPEVGPEKFRGQNYHSGDQYSEPGLPQEMEPFDNFDPVLNYLSSTRNVDFEQVSEKLHPPADLSQPTLDDKQFLQEPNADRKDPTVKRGLRNWRINSFLSAHDIPGDEGLPSMPPQATDPFEEPSITVQPTELSIPKIPNVREFKIPLVPRVSQLPCYAKTFALEPEQSNKLPEESTAGPADTKTTPTPSESSSTTEGEKLEEAEQKEPTAFRKEESFRRKYNPAMPRSSRLRSSLIFNSLEQHTAGQQDDESDKNEGDQTKLPFASQVLGQRRSAAREGFGWTRYLKSFDSSAPEASKQEGNDKAQDKDSSKEDLKSSSENLELQHPDIEQAKVSPSPSRLKRSESDMLKSDQAPKSSVDKMSSVDMSDPNKRFVFFKELAAKRKAAKAAEAEKKATKTEMKTPTDPDSAGPNVGRKDEKTSQLSMSPSVTSTDLSKTKSTEPPVDVSHQAKKQEGQVSNLTVISQRSKREQPTDLKKVELGNPQTAASLSVSAETETHQCESEDPELHKASLSECSSGHQSMITKETHANLPSLKPSTDKSSSPVLTPTTGDSASSPASNIQTRDSSQVKSNVVSLTLAPQSSKVAQPDAKNSNSENTAFIRGHQSTSSPHDSNIDSPSMQSLTDKIHLEKSVSASPPRPTQSTEEAIGALSSPRQDKGDVPLESNIFGFHIHSKSDRKEDSSQEQLRQTTSPTDANLEGLSTPAVPDLCSSVLVQSVSPTHAESTTPTLHGSPDTNFLTNGNPNDRKKIMHPTSVDTSVTTVPAPLDSISMDYQNDVSKDLKSPTVFENKMEDSKRINEPTGQNKCSGTTAEDGVPSQLSKQPKSSQSRYHSSTAGVLSSSNLRDDTKLLLEQISANSQSRNESTKESPVTDDEKEDEADKNAKREKERESGSLSSDMPNLSQDRDKLLERLQNMRKERKVYSRFDMTS